From a single Calothrix sp. NIES-2098 genomic region:
- a CDS encoding two-component sensor histidine kinase → MIAQSEEQYSRFFSLSLDLLCIAGFDGYFKQLNPAWIKTLGWSYQELLSQPFIKFVHPEDRENTILEAQRIANSVDAICWENRYICADGTYKWFSWNATSFTEDNLIYAVARDITIDKENEIKLQSSIQELETLKFALNAHSLVAITDKKGLITYANDKFCEVSKYSKEELLGQDHRIINSGYHPKEVFEQLWRTITQGKIWRGELKNKAKDGSFYWVDTLIVPKLSPEGKPEQYVAIRTDITQRKLSELAILERSRLSLLSAEVSLALSQSSTLAEIIQQCTHTISQYLDVAFVGIWTCDKQNTNLEFQAGVNCIDSSCSTLSAIQDFPHHMVVVNRVIDVITNNHQAIVNQEIIINYQEKILNSKFSILNFSAYPLIVEQELIGIIALFCNQVLNEPTHNLLNWIANNIAVAIDRIWVREQLLSRREALLLSLASQIRSSLELDTILETAVNEIRSLLQIDRCYFLRYLPYSSQPSLTITHEARHYNLPSMLGDIRLKKSKFLAQILLNQEIFCIHDIHSDIDKNMQEFLAEFGITSQLLLPVKSNSGELGAIVCSHCSGERIWSNSEIGLLQAVTDQLAIAIDHAQLYTQSRAATLAAQTHAEKLTEALHKLQETQAQLIQQEKMSSLGQLVAGVAHEINNPINFIHGNLSPADEYVQELLDLLRLYQEHYPHPDLEILNFCEAIDLEFIVEDLTKLLSSMKIGTNRIREIVLSLRNFSRLDEADMKAVDIHEGIDSTLLILQNRFKAKPEYTGIEIIKEYGNLPLVECYPGQINQVFMNIINNAIDALDNYDNQPSQKDNFRIPSQIRISTELANQNRVIVRIADNGPGLTSETKQKLFDPFFTTKPVGKGTGLGLSISYQIVVEKHCGVLRCESELGKGTEFWIEIPLYQEEKQVLSPSKSFMQIA, encoded by the coding sequence ATGATCGCACAATCAGAAGAACAATACTCTCGGTTTTTTTCACTTTCTTTAGATTTGCTATGTATTGCTGGATTTGATGGTTATTTTAAGCAGTTAAATCCAGCTTGGATAAAAACTCTAGGATGGTCTTATCAAGAGTTATTAAGTCAGCCATTTATTAAATTTGTTCATCCAGAAGACCGAGAAAATACTATTTTAGAAGCCCAAAGAATAGCCAATTCTGTAGATGCAATTTGCTGGGAGAATCGCTATATCTGTGCAGATGGAACTTATAAATGGTTTTCATGGAATGCAACTTCTTTTACTGAAGATAATCTGATTTATGCAGTTGCTCGTGATATTACAATCGATAAAGAAAATGAAATAAAATTACAAAGTTCTATTCAAGAATTAGAAACGCTCAAATTTGCATTAAATGCTCATTCACTAGTCGCAATTACCGATAAAAAAGGGCTAATAACTTATGCTAATGATAAATTTTGCGAAGTTTCTAAATATTCTAAAGAGGAACTGTTAGGTCAAGATCACCGGATTATTAATTCTGGTTATCATCCTAAAGAAGTTTTTGAGCAACTTTGGAGAACTATTACTCAAGGAAAAATTTGGCGAGGAGAACTTAAAAATAAAGCTAAGGATGGCTCTTTTTATTGGGTAGACACTTTGATAGTACCAAAATTGTCACCTGAAGGTAAACCAGAACAATATGTAGCAATTCGTACAGATATTACCCAGCGCAAGCTGTCAGAGTTAGCTATTTTAGAGCGATCGCGCTTATCTCTTTTAAGTGCAGAAGTTAGTTTAGCTTTATCTCAAAGCAGTACACTTGCGGAAATTATTCAACAGTGTACGCACACTATATCTCAATATCTTGATGTTGCTTTTGTAGGTATCTGGACTTGCGATAAACAGAACACTAATCTTGAATTTCAAGCAGGTGTTAATTGTATAGATAGTAGCTGTAGTACCTTAAGCGCTATTCAGGATTTTCCTCATCACATGGTTGTAGTTAATCGCGTTATTGATGTAATAACTAACAACCATCAAGCTATTGTCAACCAAGAAATTATAATTAATTATCAAGAAAAAATTCTTAACAGTAAATTTTCAATATTGAATTTTTCTGCTTATCCTTTGATAGTAGAACAAGAACTGATAGGGATAATAGCTTTATTTTGCAACCAAGTTTTGAACGAACCAACTCATAATTTACTAAATTGGATTGCTAATAATATTGCTGTGGCTATTGACAGAATTTGGGTCAGAGAACAACTACTAAGCCGTAGGGAAGCCTTACTGCTCAGTTTAGCTAGCCAAATCCGTAGTTCTCTTGAACTTGATACTATTTTAGAAACTGCTGTCAATGAAATCCGTAGCTTATTGCAAATTGACCGTTGCTACTTTCTTCGCTACCTACCATATTCTTCTCAACCAAGTTTAACTATTACCCATGAGGCGCGTCACTATAATTTACCCAGTATGTTAGGAGATATACGCCTGAAAAAATCTAAATTTTTAGCTCAAATATTGCTGAATCAAGAAATATTTTGTATCCACGATATTCATAGCGATATCGACAAAAATATGCAAGAATTCTTAGCTGAGTTTGGGATTACGTCTCAACTGCTGCTACCCGTTAAAAGTAATTCTGGAGAGTTAGGAGCAATTGTTTGTAGCCATTGTAGTGGCGAACGTATTTGGAGTAATAGTGAAATTGGATTGCTACAAGCTGTTACAGATCAACTGGCAATTGCTATCGACCACGCACAACTTTATACTCAAAGTCGAGCTGCTACCTTAGCAGCTCAAACTCATGCAGAAAAACTCACTGAAGCATTGCATAAATTACAGGAGACCCAAGCTCAACTAATTCAACAAGAAAAAATGTCTAGTTTAGGACAGTTAGTGGCTGGGGTTGCGCATGAAATTAATAATCCAATTAATTTTATTCATGGTAATCTATCTCCTGCTGACGAATATGTTCAAGAGTTGCTAGACCTACTAAGACTTTATCAAGAGCATTATCCGCATCCCGATCTAGAAATTCTGAATTTCTGTGAAGCTATAGACTTAGAATTTATTGTTGAAGACCTGACAAAACTTCTTTCTTCCATGAAAATTGGCACTAATCGTATCCGTGAGATTGTTCTGAGTTTACGGAACTTCTCACGCTTAGATGAAGCAGATATGAAAGCAGTCGATATTCATGAAGGTATTGACAGTACACTCCTAATTCTACAGAATCGATTCAAAGCGAAGCCAGAGTATACAGGAATTGAAATTATCAAAGAGTATGGTAATTTACCGTTAGTAGAATGTTATCCAGGGCAGATAAATCAGGTGTTTATGAATATTATTAATAATGCCATTGATGCTCTTGATAATTATGATAATCAACCTTCCCAAAAAGATAATTTCAGAATTCCTAGCCAGATTAGGATTAGTACCGAACTTGCCAATCAGAATCGCGTAATAGTTAGAATTGCCGATAATGGCCCGGGCTTAACATCAGAAACAAAACAGAAGCTATTCGATCCATTTTTTACGACTAAGCCTGTAGGTAAAGGGACGGGATTGGGTTTATCGATTAGCTATCAAATTGTTGTAGAGAAACATTGTGGAGTTCTCAGGTGTGAGTCAGAATTAGGAAAAGGTACAGAGTTTTGGATTGAAATTCCTTTGTACCAGGAGGAAAAACAGGTTTTATCTCCAAGCAAATCGTTTATGCAGATAGCTTGA
- a CDS encoding D-alanyl-D-alanine carboxypeptidase/D-alanyl-D-alanine-endopeptidase, with the protein MTQKITFSLLLLFLGSHISLTQQTAKAQVSTPVAPTTTTKAICPAQLGTSIDTIINRPSFSRVRWGILVQPLSSGSTLYSRDANKYFTPASNTKLLTTAAALQQLGENFRIRTSIYQNPNGVLRVVGRGDPSLSDRQLQALAQQLQQKGITQIKQLIADDSYIQGDIVNSTWEWEDVQSDYGAPVSSFILNQNVFDFQLLPQTIGKQLQISWNDANESRRWRIINQTTTVSKNQPSYINITRDLTGTVLQIQGQLAEKSEPYLATLPVVDPSYYFLRHFRTVLVNQKITLGQTLVVHGGTNQQEIAAIDSPPLSELLAETNTNSNNLYAEALLRALAIKQPKVQNKNTADIGLEVLKTSLTKLGVDPTTYFLVDGSGLSRRNLVSPEGLVQTLRLMAKTPAAAIYRASLPIAGKSGSLKNRFRNTSAEGIVQAKTGTLTGAVSLTGYVNGTNYEPLVFSIMVNQSEQSASNLRQAIDEIVVLLTQLQRC; encoded by the coding sequence ATGACTCAAAAAATTACTTTCAGTTTGTTATTATTATTTCTTGGTAGCCACATTAGTCTTACCCAGCAAACAGCTAAAGCACAAGTATCAACACCAGTAGCACCAACCACTACCACAAAAGCCATTTGTCCAGCCCAACTGGGAACATCTATAGATACTATTATTAATCGTCCTTCATTTAGTCGAGTGCGCTGGGGAATATTAGTACAACCCCTATCATCTGGCTCAACTCTTTACAGTCGAGATGCTAATAAATATTTTACTCCAGCTTCTAATACAAAACTGTTAACCACAGCTGCTGCATTGCAGCAATTAGGAGAAAATTTTCGCATTCGCACTTCCATTTATCAAAACCCCAATGGAGTGTTGCGTGTTGTTGGTAGAGGAGATCCCAGCTTAAGCGATCGTCAATTACAAGCATTAGCACAACAATTGCAACAAAAAGGCATTACTCAAATTAAACAATTGATTGCTGATGATAGTTACATTCAAGGCGATATCGTCAACTCTACTTGGGAATGGGAAGATGTGCAGTCAGATTATGGCGCACCCGTTAGCAGTTTTATTTTGAATCAAAATGTTTTTGATTTCCAGCTACTACCACAAACTATAGGTAAACAGTTACAAATTTCCTGGAATGATGCCAATGAGTCCAGAAGGTGGCGGATAATTAATCAAACAACAACAGTTAGCAAAAATCAACCAAGCTACATTAATATTACTCGTGATTTAACAGGAACAGTTTTGCAAATTCAAGGGCAATTAGCAGAGAAATCTGAACCTTATTTAGCAACATTACCTGTAGTTGACCCTAGTTATTACTTTTTGCGTCACTTCCGTACTGTTTTAGTCAATCAGAAAATCACTTTAGGGCAAACATTGGTAGTACATGGTGGGACTAATCAACAAGAAATAGCTGCTATAGATTCGCCTCCTTTATCTGAATTATTAGCAGAAACTAATACTAATAGTAATAATTTATATGCTGAAGCATTGCTGAGAGCATTAGCGATTAAACAACCGAAAGTACAAAATAAAAATACTGCTGATATTGGTTTAGAAGTTTTGAAGACGAGTTTAACTAAATTAGGAGTCGATCCCACAACTTACTTTTTAGTAGATGGTTCTGGGTTATCACGTCGTAATTTAGTATCTCCAGAAGGGTTAGTACAAACTTTGCGCTTAATGGCAAAAACACCAGCCGCAGCTATTTATCGCGCATCTTTACCAATCGCGGGTAAAAGCGGTTCTTTGAAAAATCGTTTTCGCAACACTTCAGCTGAGGGTATTGTGCAAGCAAAAACAGGTACATTAACTGGTGCAGTTTCCCTCACTGGATATGTAAACGGAACTAACTATGAACCTTTGGTTTTTAGTATTATGGTGAATCAAAGCGAACAGTCTGCAAGTAATTTACGGCAAGCAATTGATGAGATTGTAGTGTTATTAACACAATTGCAGCGTTGTTAA
- a CDS encoding CsbD-like protein, which yields MSIEKRVEATAKNIEGKVQQVLGEITGNPADKAEGKAKQVEAQVIHTTENIKDELKKALD from the coding sequence ATGAGTATTGAAAAAAGAGTAGAAGCCACTGCAAAAAATATTGAAGGTAAAGTTCAACAAGTTCTAGGTGAAATAACTGGCAATCCAGCAGATAAAGCCGAAGGTAAAGCCAAACAAGTTGAAGCCCAAGTTATCCACACTACCGAAAACATTAAAGATGAACTCAAAAAAGCTTTAGATTAA
- a CDS encoding transglycosylase-associated protein: MNLLAWIVLGIIAGAIAKAIYPGRQGGGIIATMVLGIIGALIGGSLVSLLGRSGATFAAGTLSIPSLIIAVIGAIIAIFLWGLLTGRSNY, translated from the coding sequence ATGAATCTTCTTGCGTGGATAGTTTTAGGCATTATTGCTGGAGCTATAGCTAAAGCTATTTACCCTGGTCGTCAGGGTGGCGGAATTATTGCCACAATGGTTTTAGGTATAATTGGTGCTTTAATCGGAGGCAGTTTAGTTTCTCTTTTAGGTAGAAGTGGAGCAACATTTGCTGCTGGAACACTCAGTATTCCTAGCTTAATTATTGCTGTAATTGGTGCTATCATTGCTATTTTCTTATGGGGCTTACTGACTGGGCGTAGCAACTATTAA
- a CDS encoding putative hydrolase, with amino-acid sequence MAVEGIDIAEFSGNINWEKVRSQGIRFAFARVNDGTIRTDTLFPTYWPAMKKAGIIRGAYFFFRPTQDIDTQVKIFAQNLDMEAGDLPPVVDIETANSWYDLSLTQRLDRVAEVLKAVELATGYKPIIYTGPSFWRDTMGNTKRFADYDLWIAHYETNTPSIPGGWEIHTFHQYIGDQTGFPGIPGDVDRNRFNGTLDRLQAETVKAVALVEGRIGPKVKKLQQNLKKLGFDPGVPDGIFGPGTKKAVTAYQEANKLTVTASVPPGDKLLVA; translated from the coding sequence ATGGCAGTCGAAGGTATTGATATTGCAGAATTCAGTGGAAATATCAATTGGGAGAAAGTAAGAAGCCAAGGCATTCGCTTTGCGTTTGCTAGAGTCAACGATGGTACTATCCGTACTGATACTCTGTTTCCTACTTATTGGCCTGCGATGAAGAAAGCAGGTATTATTCGGGGCGCATATTTCTTTTTTCGTCCCACCCAGGATATTGACACCCAGGTAAAAATTTTCGCTCAAAATCTAGACATGGAAGCAGGCGATCTTCCCCCAGTTGTAGATATTGAAACGGCTAACAGTTGGTATGATTTGAGCCTAACCCAAAGACTCGATCGTGTAGCTGAGGTTTTAAAAGCTGTAGAACTGGCTACAGGCTACAAACCAATCATCTACACCGGGCCGAGTTTTTGGCGGGATACGATGGGAAACACCAAACGCTTTGCTGACTACGATCTGTGGATTGCACATTATGAAACCAATACTCCCAGTATTCCCGGCGGCTGGGAGATTCATACTTTCCATCAATACATAGGCGATCAAACTGGTTTTCCGGGTATCCCAGGTGATGTAGACCGCAACCGATTCAACGGTACTTTAGATCGCCTGCAAGCCGAAACTGTTAAAGCAGTTGCGTTGGTGGAAGGCCGTATCGGCCCGAAGGTGAAGAAGTTACAACAAAATCTCAAAAAACTTGGTTTCGATCCGGGAGTACCAGATGGAATCTTTGGCCCTGGCACTAAAAAGGCTGTGACAGCTTATCAAGAGGCTAACAAACTCACGGTTACAGCTAGCGTTCCACCTGGAGATAAATTGCTAGTTGCTTGA
- a CDS encoding oxidoreductase domain-containing protein codes for MVSTLQTNHKKIGVAVIGTGFGQKVHIPGLQAHPHTEVVAVYHRDINKAKAIAASHQIPHAGDTIADIVNLPAVQAVTIATPPFLHYEMAKTVLQAGKHLLLEKPTALNAAEAKELYQLAQKQNLIATLDFEFRFVPGWQRFSQLLSAGYVGNKRLIRIDWLGSSRADASRPWNWYSSQDKGGGALGSLGSHAFDYIYWLFGPVRKLSAYLSTAIPTRIDPASGETKPVNTDDTCVLALELADGTPCQLTISAVVHAPRTHWIEVYGDRGTLVLGSENQKDYIHGFRVWGSQAGKALTEIEIPSELMFSENHADGRISAFIRVVDQWIQGIHSQQQIVPSLREGVYSQLLMDLSHQSHKTASWVDVPSLESYLGN; via the coding sequence ATGGTTTCTACATTACAGACAAATCACAAAAAAATTGGCGTGGCGGTGATTGGTACTGGTTTTGGTCAGAAAGTCCACATTCCGGGATTGCAAGCACATCCGCACACTGAGGTAGTAGCTGTTTATCATCGAGATATCAATAAAGCCAAAGCGATCGCAGCTTCTCACCAGATTCCCCATGCTGGCGATACAATTGCAGACATTGTCAATTTACCAGCAGTGCAAGCAGTCACCATCGCTACACCACCATTTTTGCACTACGAAATGGCAAAAACCGTACTGCAAGCAGGGAAACACTTATTACTGGAAAAACCCACAGCCTTAAACGCAGCTGAAGCTAAAGAACTTTATCAATTAGCTCAAAAACAAAATCTAATTGCTACTCTAGATTTTGAATTTCGCTTTGTGCCTGGATGGCAAAGGTTTTCACAACTATTATCAGCAGGCTATGTAGGTAACAAGCGTCTGATTAGAATTGATTGGTTAGGTTCTTCGCGTGCAGATGCTTCCCGCCCGTGGAACTGGTATTCTTCCCAAGATAAGGGAGGTGGTGCATTGGGGTCTTTAGGTTCCCACGCCTTCGATTATATTTACTGGCTATTTGGCCCGGTACGCAAATTAAGTGCCTATTTGAGTACCGCTATTCCCACACGCATTGACCCTGCTAGCGGCGAAACCAAACCAGTGAATACAGATGATACCTGCGTACTGGCTTTGGAATTAGCCGATGGGACACCTTGCCAACTTACCATCAGTGCGGTTGTTCACGCACCAAGAACGCATTGGATAGAAGTGTATGGCGATCGCGGTACTTTAGTATTAGGCAGTGAAAATCAAAAAGATTACATCCACGGTTTTCGGGTTTGGGGTTCGCAAGCTGGTAAAGCCTTAACTGAAATCGAAATTCCCTCAGAGTTGATGTTTAGCGAAAATCACGCCGATGGACGTATTTCTGCATTTATCCGCGTTGTAGACCAATGGATACAAGGAATTCACAGCCAACAACAAATAGTTCCATCCTTGCGAGAAGGAGTTTACTCTCAGTTATTGATGGATTTATCCCATCAATCCCATAAAACAGCAAGCTGGGTGGATGTGCCCAGCTTGGAAAGTTATCTTGGTAATTAA
- a CDS encoding bifunctional deaminase-reductase-like protein: protein MRKIQLFIASSLDGYIARTSGEVDWLFTDQDYGYTEFFDQIDTVIMGNKTYQQLLGFGEYPYKGKKGFVFSNTLQGKTDNNVEFFRGDVKSFINTLRQASGGNIWLVGGGQIIYYFLIHSLIDELILSIHPIILGDGIPLIWKDPSLEISLQLKDVRTYDSGLLQVFYDFKQLVKN, encoded by the coding sequence ATGCGCAAAATACAATTGTTCATCGCTTCTAGCTTGGACGGATATATTGCGAGAACATCAGGAGAAGTAGATTGGTTATTTACAGACCAAGATTACGGTTACACTGAGTTTTTTGACCAAATTGACACAGTAATTATGGGTAATAAGACATATCAACAATTACTGGGATTTGGAGAATACCCATACAAAGGTAAGAAAGGATTTGTATTTTCCAATACTCTCCAAGGTAAGACAGACAACAACGTGGAATTTTTTAGGGGTGATGTCAAAAGCTTTATCAACACGTTGCGTCAAGCTAGCGGCGGTAATATTTGGTTAGTTGGGGGAGGACAGATAATTTATTATTTTCTAATTCACAGCCTGATTGATGAACTAATTCTCTCGATCCACCCGATTATTCTGGGAGATGGTATTCCCCTTATTTGGAAAGATCCCAGCTTGGAAATATCACTTCAATTAAAAGATGTCAGAACCTATGACTCTGGATTATTACAAGTATTTTACGATTTCAAACAATTGGTAAAAAATTAA
- a CDS encoding RimK domain-containing protein ATP-grasp, with translation MLGLKLDFIKMKIPFIISILQKLVDQIEAVLLVDPECKFVGHITFKNGKRTVFRSNQFNINGFGAAEIAKDKGCSNFLLRHFGYKVPEGKTFFNDYLCKKISNLRNIDEGFDYAKSLGFPVIVKPLNLSQGILVTKVHNKQEYYQVAKKILQITSGFIVERFHLGNDYRVVVLDEEVIITYQRIPLFVVGDGKSTVWELLQKKQVILNKTGRRNIDFEDFRIKKKLQRQKLTFDSALPKGNIVYLLDNANLSSGGEAVDLTETIHPDFQKLAINITKDMGLRLAGVDIITSDITQPMVDYIIIEVNGSPGLLNYASFGELQTQRVENLYLKVLQAMEN, from the coding sequence ATGTTAGGTTTAAAACTAGACTTTATAAAAATGAAAATACCATTTATAATATCAATACTGCAAAAATTAGTCGATCAAATAGAAGCAGTATTATTAGTAGATCCAGAATGTAAATTTGTCGGACACATTACTTTCAAAAACGGTAAAAGAACTGTTTTTCGCTCTAATCAATTTAATATTAATGGTTTTGGTGCAGCAGAAATAGCTAAAGATAAAGGTTGTTCTAATTTTTTACTGAGACATTTTGGATATAAGGTTCCGGAAGGGAAAACATTTTTTAATGATTACTTGTGTAAAAAGATAAGTAATTTAAGAAATATAGATGAGGGTTTTGATTATGCTAAGTCTTTAGGATTTCCGGTAATTGTCAAGCCTCTTAATCTTAGCCAAGGTATATTAGTCACCAAGGTGCATAATAAACAAGAATACTATCAAGTAGCCAAAAAAATATTACAAATAACTTCAGGTTTTATCGTTGAGCGATTTCATCTAGGTAATGATTACAGAGTTGTGGTACTAGATGAAGAAGTAATTATTACTTATCAAAGAATTCCCTTATTTGTAGTGGGAGATGGTAAATCTACTGTTTGGGAGCTTTTGCAGAAAAAACAGGTAATACTAAATAAAACTGGTAGAAGAAATATTGATTTTGAGGATTTTAGAATCAAAAAAAAGTTACAAAGACAAAAGTTAACTTTTGATAGTGCGCTCCCAAAGGGAAATATTGTCTATCTTTTGGATAATGCAAATTTATCAAGTGGAGGTGAAGCAGTTGATTTAACTGAAACTATCCACCCGGACTTTCAAAAATTGGCGATTAATATTACAAAAGATATGGGGTTAAGATTAGCTGGTGTAGATATTATTACCAGTGATATAACTCAGCCAATGGTGGATTATATTATTATTGAAGTTAATGGCTCTCCTGGCTTACTGAACTATGCCTCGTTTGGCGAACTTCAAACTCAGAGGGTAGAAAATTTATATCTCAAAGTTCTTCAAGCAATGGAGAACTAG
- a CDS encoding light-independent protochlorophyllide reductase subunit N, giving the protein MTVAQQPEALNFECETGNYHTFCPISCVAWLYQKIEDSFFLVIGTKTCGYFLQNAMGVMIFAEPRYAMAELEEGDISAQLNDYEELKRLCLQIKRDRNPSVIVWIGTCTTEIIKMDLEGLAPKLEGEIGIPIVVARANGLDYAFTQGEDTVLAAMANRCPDKAPVAETDKNERNAIAKLLNFGKKKEEVVQEESEYVDHPPLVLFGSLPDPVVTQLTLELKKQGIKVSGWLPAKRFTELPVLEEGYYVAGVNPFLSRTATTLMRRRKCKLIGAPFPIGPDGTRAWVEKICSVFGITPKGLDEREAQIWASLEEYVKLIRGKSVFFMGDNLLEVSLARFLVRCGMSVSEIGIPYMDKRYQAAELALLEQTCKEMGVPLPKIVEKPDNYNQVQRIYELKPDLVITGMAHANPLEARGINTKWSVEFTFAQIHGFGNARDILELVTRPLRRNNSLKDLGWDKLVKEEAKI; this is encoded by the coding sequence ATGACTGTCGCTCAACAACCAGAAGCTTTAAACTTTGAGTGTGAAACTGGGAATTACCACACCTTTTGCCCAATTAGCTGCGTGGCGTGGTTATATCAAAAAATTGAAGATAGTTTCTTTTTGGTGATTGGAACCAAGACTTGTGGGTACTTCCTACAAAACGCGATGGGGGTGATGATTTTTGCTGAACCCCGTTATGCAATGGCAGAGTTGGAAGAGGGAGATATTTCGGCACAGCTGAACGATTATGAAGAGTTAAAGCGATTGTGCTTGCAAATAAAACGCGATCGCAACCCTAGTGTAATTGTCTGGATTGGCACTTGCACCACTGAAATTATCAAAATGGACTTGGAAGGCTTGGCTCCCAAGCTGGAAGGAGAAATTGGGATTCCCATCGTCGTTGCGCGTGCCAATGGTCTAGATTACGCCTTTACTCAAGGAGAAGACACTGTATTAGCTGCTATGGCTAATCGTTGCCCCGATAAAGCTCCTGTGGCGGAAACAGACAAAAACGAACGCAATGCTATTGCCAAACTACTCAACTTTGGCAAGAAGAAAGAAGAAGTAGTCCAAGAAGAATCGGAATATGTAGATCATCCCCCCTTGGTTCTCTTCGGTTCCCTTCCTGACCCCGTTGTCACTCAGTTAACTTTAGAATTGAAGAAGCAAGGCATCAAAGTCTCCGGCTGGCTACCTGCAAAGCGCTTCACGGAATTGCCAGTGCTGGAAGAAGGCTATTACGTTGCTGGCGTCAACCCCTTCCTCAGTCGGACTGCTACCACTTTAATGAGGCGTCGTAAATGCAAACTCATCGGCGCACCCTTCCCCATCGGCCCTGACGGTACTCGTGCTTGGGTTGAGAAAATTTGCTCAGTTTTCGGCATTACACCCAAAGGTTTAGACGAAAGAGAAGCACAAATTTGGGCAAGCTTGGAAGAATACGTCAAACTAATTCGCGGCAAATCTGTATTCTTCATGGGCGACAACTTATTGGAAGTCTCCTTAGCGCGGTTCCTGGTGCGCTGTGGAATGTCAGTTTCCGAGATTGGTATTCCTTACATGGATAAGCGCTATCAAGCTGCTGAATTGGCGCTACTAGAGCAAACTTGTAAAGAAATGGGTGTACCCCTGCCGAAGATTGTTGAGAAGCCAGATAATTACAACCAAGTTCAGCGTATTTATGAATTGAAGCCAGACTTAGTAATTACTGGTATGGCTCACGCTAACCCACTCGAAGCCAGAGGTATTAACACCAAGTGGTCTGTAGAGTTCACCTTTGCGCAAATTCATGGCTTTGGCAACGCCCGCGACATTCTAGAATTGGTGACTCGTCCCCTACGTCGAAATAACAGCTTAAAAGATTTGGGTTGGGATAAGTTAGTTAAAGAAGAAGCAAAAATTTAG
- the chlL gene encoding protochlorophyllide reductase iron-sulfur ATP-binding protein ChlL, which translates to MKLAVYGKGGIGKSTTSCNISVALAKRGKKVLQIGCDPKHDSTFTLTGFLIPTIIDTLQEKDYHYEDVWPEDVIYKGYGGVDCVEAGGPPAGAGCGGYVVGETVKLLKELNAFDEYDVILFDVLGDVVCGGFAAPLNYADYCMIVTDNGFDALFAANRIAASVREKARTHPLRLAGLIGNRTSKRDLIEKYVEAVPMPVLEVLPLIEDIRVSRVKGKTLFEMAESDPSLNYVCDYYLNIADQILARPEGVVPNDAQDRELFSLLSDFYLNPSKPQVRNPEEELDLMIV; encoded by the coding sequence GTGAAACTAGCAGTGTATGGAAAAGGTGGAATCGGCAAATCCACAACTAGCTGTAACATCTCAGTCGCCCTAGCAAAACGCGGCAAGAAAGTGCTGCAAATTGGCTGCGACCCCAAGCATGACAGTACCTTTACCCTCACAGGATTTTTAATTCCCACAATTATCGATACCCTGCAAGAAAAGGACTACCACTACGAAGACGTTTGGCCGGAAGATGTAATTTACAAAGGCTACGGTGGTGTCGATTGCGTTGAGGCAGGTGGCCCGCCAGCAGGTGCTGGATGTGGCGGTTACGTTGTTGGCGAAACCGTGAAATTACTGAAAGAACTCAACGCCTTTGATGAGTACGACGTAATTCTGTTTGACGTACTAGGGGACGTTGTTTGTGGTGGTTTTGCAGCACCACTCAACTATGCAGATTATTGCATGATTGTCACCGACAACGGCTTTGATGCTTTATTTGCTGCCAATCGGATTGCAGCTTCAGTAAGAGAAAAAGCACGCACTCACCCATTACGTCTAGCAGGTTTAATTGGTAATCGCACCTCAAAACGCGATTTAATCGAGAAATATGTAGAAGCAGTACCAATGCCAGTATTGGAAGTACTGCCATTAATTGAAGATATCCGCGTTTCTCGTGTCAAGGGTAAGACTTTATTTGAAATGGCGGAATCCGATCCATCTTTGAACTACGTTTGCGACTACTATCTCAACATTGCCGATCAAATTCTGGCACGTCCAGAAGGTGTTGTCCCGAACGATGCTCAAGACAGAGAATTGTTCTCTTTGTTATCTGATTTTTATTTAAATCCGAGTAAACCACAGGTACGTAATCCGGAAGAGGAATTAGACTTGATGATTGTATAA